One genomic window of Deinococcus aetherius includes the following:
- a CDS encoding caspase family protein, with amino-acid sequence MPGSAEGGLNGWAGETSGPPVVTRDLGLGPEETPLRSGHNFVAVIGIDEYAAWPTLHNAVSDAVRVQQLFVEKFGFQPLTRPLLNREATRGAIQALIQDELPGRLREDDSLVLFFAGHGHTRLSVVGRRRIESGYLIPAEASRGDHWSEYVKLEPLLVDLSELPARHVLLIFDACRSGFAVGDAMTVERADRSLRYEQALARQRSRRVITSAQRDEEASDGGGPLAGNSLFTGTLLGGLDGGAADLNGDGLVTSSELGLFLQKAVGRASDSRQTPVFGTFFLDEGGELVIPLTPGAALAWAAPEVGEREESPRDRARRDLDHVWDDWQEEGILPSREDLRHLAEALADLPPADPPQALLLLRAAVAREDPPRPWLDLLRHEEGRSTIELLEFSPPETLAAAPSRAAGTSPEARVRGWASSAARIVLGTGGGPSAAALTHGFGPLSWAAALGPDPATRRTAALALTLLDGFEGPDRLRRAVCELPGRVRRWSRTGELLAALADARADLDPASGFARMRGDLALPERLSVWAWRVRRRLIRDRRCWGPLAAGGALGAGLAVAALRLVEFRLSPEPGSGQFFSAFYTALPLGAALALGTALAVPLRAAPPDERGVIPGVCRDAGHDQSTSGLALVSGTLCFGLAHLLVALQNGLDPGRHPYVLPAGLLAGLGLSLALRGQPPLTARLGVVGWALRLGAGALTMVVTVVLVTAASGQWPAVRELHRIGQGVVLLLDAYYLSAVLNALDLGARGYYGLVLLDAALVGALLVLGTTLGGALARRLARLE; translated from the coding sequence ATGCCCGGCAGTGCGGAAGGCGGGTTGAACGGGTGGGCGGGGGAGACGAGCGGCCCGCCGGTGGTGACGCGCGACCTCGGGCTGGGGCCGGAGGAGACCCCGCTGCGGTCCGGGCACAACTTCGTCGCGGTGATCGGCATCGACGAGTACGCCGCCTGGCCGACGCTGCACAACGCGGTGAGCGACGCCGTGCGCGTTCAGCAGCTCTTCGTCGAGAAGTTCGGCTTCCAGCCTCTCACCCGGCCGCTGCTCAACCGCGAGGCGACCCGGGGGGCGATCCAGGCGCTCATCCAGGACGAGTTGCCGGGGCGGCTGCGCGAGGACGACAGCCTGGTGCTGTTCTTCGCGGGGCACGGCCACACCCGCCTGAGCGTCGTCGGGCGGCGGCGCATCGAGAGCGGCTACCTCATCCCGGCGGAGGCCAGCCGGGGTGACCACTGGAGCGAGTACGTCAAGCTCGAACCCCTGCTCGTGGACCTCAGCGAACTGCCCGCCCGGCATGTCCTCCTGATCTTCGACGCCTGCCGCAGCGGCTTCGCGGTGGGCGACGCGATGACGGTCGAGCGGGCCGACCGCTCCCTGCGCTACGAGCAGGCCCTCGCCCGGCAGCGTTCCCGCCGGGTGATCACGTCCGCCCAGCGCGACGAGGAGGCCAGCGACGGCGGCGGGCCGCTCGCGGGCAACTCGCTCTTCACGGGCACCCTGCTGGGCGGCCTGGACGGGGGCGCGGCGGACCTGAACGGCGACGGCCTGGTCACCTCCTCCGAACTCGGGCTCTTCCTGCAAAAGGCGGTCGGGCGCGCGTCGGACTCCCGGCAGACCCCGGTGTTCGGCACCTTCTTCCTCGACGAGGGGGGTGAACTCGTCATCCCGCTCACCCCGGGGGCGGCGCTGGCCTGGGCGGCGCCGGAGGTGGGGGAGCGGGAGGAAAGCCCCCGGGACCGGGCCCGGCGCGACCTCGATCACGTCTGGGACGACTGGCAGGAGGAGGGGATTTTGCCCTCGCGTGAGGACCTCCGGCACCTCGCGGAAGCCCTCGCGGACCTCCCGCCCGCCGACCCCCCGCAGGCGCTGCTGCTGCTGCGCGCCGCCGTCGCCCGGGAGGACCCGCCCCGGCCCTGGCTCGACCTGCTGCGGCACGAGGAGGGCCGCTCGACCATCGAACTCCTGGAGTTCAGCCCGCCGGAAACTCTAGCGGCCGCCCCCTCACGGGCTGCCGGGACCTCACCGGAGGCCCGGGTGAGGGGCTGGGCGAGCAGCGCCGCCCGGATCGTGCTGGGCACGGGGGGAGGCCCCAGCGCCGCCGCCCTCACGCACGGCTTCGGCCCGCTGTCGTGGGCGGCGGCGCTGGGGCCCGACCCCGCAACGCGCCGGACCGCCGCCTTGGCCCTCACGCTGCTCGACGGCTTCGAGGGCCCCGACCGACTGCGCCGGGCGGTGTGCGAGCTGCCGGGCCGGGTGCGGCGCTGGTCGCGCACGGGTGAACTCCTCGCCGCGCTCGCCGACGCGCGGGCCGATCTTGACCCCGCGAGCGGCTTCGCCCGGATGCGGGGGGACCTGGCCCTCCCCGAGCGGCTGAGTGTGTGGGCGTGGCGGGTGCGCCGCCGCCTCATCCGGGACCGCCGCTGCTGGGGCCCCCTCGCCGCCGGGGGGGCATTGGGGGCGGGCCTCGCCGTCGCCGCCCTGCGCCTAGTGGAGTTCCGGCTGAGCCCCGAGCCGGGGAGCGGGCAGTTTTTCAGCGCCTTCTACACCGCCCTGCCGCTGGGGGCCGCCCTCGCCCTGGGAACGGCGCTCGCGGTGCCCCTGCGCGCCGCGCCGCCCGACGAGCGCGGGGTTATCCCCGGGGTCTGCCGGGACGCCGGGCACGACCAAAGCACGAGCGGGCTGGCCCTCGTCTCGGGGACGCTCTGCTTCGGGCTCGCCCACCTGCTCGTCGCGCTCCAGAACGGCCTCGACCCGGGGCGCCACCCGTACGTCCTTCCGGCGGGCCTCCTCGCCGGTCTGGGGCTCAGCCTCGCGCTGCGGGGCCAGCCGCCCCTCACCGCCCGGCTGGGGGTGGTCGGCTGGGCGCTGCGGCTCGGGGCGGGCGCCCTCACGATGGTCGTCACCGTCGTCCTCGTCACCGCTGCCTCCGGCCAGTGGCCCGCCGTGCGCGAACTCCACCGCATCGGGCAGGGGGTCGTGCTGCTCCTCGACGCGTACTACCTCTCGGCGGTCCTGAACGCGCTCGACCTCGGCGCCCGGGGGTACTACGGCCTCGTGCTCCTCGACGCCGCCCTGGTCGGCGCGCTCCTCGTCCTGGGCACCACCCTCGGCGGCGCTCTCGCGCGGCGGCTTGCCCGTCTGGAGTAG
- a CDS encoding protease inhibitor I42 family protein, translated as MRLTQADDGRHVTATVGETLTLTLPETPGTGYRWSPEMPGGGVLHTDEGLFTPGGGGIGGGGTRTFEVRAVGAGEATLRLALRRAWEGEAPPERTFTVTVTVR; from the coding sequence ATGCGACTGACCCAGGCGGACGACGGACGCCACGTGACGGCGACGGTGGGGGAGACCCTCACGCTCACCCTGCCCGAGACTCCCGGGACCGGCTACCGCTGGTCGCCGGAGATGCCCGGGGGCGGCGTCCTGCACACGGACGAGGGCCTTTTCACACCCGGGGGCGGGGGGATCGGCGGGGGCGGCACGCGCACCTTCGAGGTCCGGGCCGTGGGAGCGGGGGAGGCCACCCTGCGCCTCGCCCTGCGCCGGGCGTGGGAGGGGGAAGCGCCGCCCGAACGGACCTTCACGGTCACGGTGACCGTGCGTTGA